In one Antennarius striatus isolate MH-2024 chromosome 15, ASM4005453v1, whole genome shotgun sequence genomic region, the following are encoded:
- the LOC137608428 gene encoding sepiapterin reductase-like, translating into MSSPAGRRTDLGRALCVITGASRGFGRALAVEVSGLLKPGSALVVAARSAEDLRTLQADLAESEAGRAGLMVQRVAADLGEQQGVDSVVRACKEAFSEDIDHVILVNNAGSLGDVSRYIPSFTDMAEVNSYMSLNVISPLCLTASILQAFPQRPGLRRTVVNISSLCAVQPFPSWVLYCTGKAGRDMTFRVLAEEDPDLRVLNYAPGPLDTAMMRDAISTAADPTIKKTYGDMHAKGEILTCEASCTKLIKLLLEDTYKSGAHVDFYDI; encoded by the exons ATGTCTTCACCTGCAGGTCGACGCACGGATTTGGGCCGGGCTCTCTGCGTCATAACGGGGGCTTCCAGGGGGTTCGGGCGGGCTCTGGCGGTGGAGGTGTCCGGGCTGCTGAAGCCGGGATCGGCCCTGGTGGTGGCGGCTCGATCCGCTGAAGACCTGCGGACTCTGCAGGCAGACCTGGCCGAGTCGGAGGCGGGTCGGGCCGGCCTGATGGTGCAGCGGGTGGCGGCCGATCTGGGGGAGCAACAGGGGGTGGATAGTGTGGTCAGAGCCTGCAAAGAAGCCTTCTCTGAAGACATCGACCACGTTATTCTGGTCAACAACGCTG GCTCTCTGGGTGACGTGTCCAGATATATTCCAAGTTTCACCGACATGGCTGAGGTGAACTCTTACATgtctttaaatgtcatttcCCCACTGTGCCTCACCGCCAGCATCCTGCAGGCCTTTCCACAACGTCCAGGTCTGAGACGGACCGTGGTCAACATCTCTTCACTTTGTGCAGTGCAGCCGTTCCCCTCCTGGGTTCTGTACTGCACTGGCAAGGCTGGCCGAGACATGACGTTCAGAGTTCTGGCCGAAGAGGACCCAGACTTAAGGGTTCTTAACTATGCACCAG GGCCTCTTGACACAGCTATGATGAGGGATGCTATTTCCACAGCAGCAGATCCCACCATCAAGAAGACGTATGGTGACATGCATGCTAAGGGTGAAATTCTCACGTGTGAGGCATCTTGTACCAAGCTGATCAAGCTGCTGCTCGAAGACACCTACAAATCAGGAGCTCATGTCGACTTCTATGACATCTAG